In Methanobacterium sp., a single genomic region encodes these proteins:
- a CDS encoding histidine kinase dimerization/phosphoacceptor domain -containing protein → MNIYALISFIAFMVCFFLGNFIYHKNPKSQLNIMVAILCLLVGFLAFTEFEYRQAYNYETAYFWLKASTLWPIVPSILLHIAIIFTKKSYFLKNKLNYLLIYLPAIIITALGLTTNLLISGALKQYWGWTYVIPDNSTLFNIMSLWTIIAIFLAAFLCLNYYLKSKNLKRLQAKYMIVGLYLPLIISLVSDVVLPNMSIRVPEMSMTMSTVGLGLISYGIWKYRFPALTTAIAADEIVSTMSNFFILLDSKSNILNVNQATCDLLGYKSDELIGKSIELIFPANEMLSLLERLSNNLSRRTYITNLKSTFKVKSGDYVPVFLSISLIKSDTNEILGVVCVGSDITDIKEAEDKIKSSLKEKELLLQEVHHRVKNNLQIISSLLNLQASYINDEKDLEIFKDSQSRVKSMAFIHEQLYKSSDFTNINFNNYIHNLLAYLSYSHNLGPEKIKMNINVEDISLDINTAIPCGLIINELVTNSIKYAFPGGRSGTINIELHSDYEDEYVLIVGDDGIGLPEDIDFKNTDSLGLQLVNSLSKQLEGYIELDRTNGTQFKIIFNKLKYKDRI, encoded by the coding sequence ATGAATATTTATGCACTAATATCATTTATTGCATTCATGGTATGTTTTTTTCTGGGAAACTTTATTTATCATAAAAATCCCAAGAGCCAGTTAAATATAATGGTCGCAATATTATGTCTACTTGTTGGCTTCCTGGCATTTACTGAATTTGAGTACAGGCAAGCATATAACTATGAAACGGCTTATTTTTGGTTAAAAGCAAGTACATTATGGCCAATAGTTCCTTCTATTTTATTACATATAGCCATAATATTTACAAAAAAATCTTATTTCTTAAAAAATAAACTTAATTATCTATTGATATATTTACCGGCCATAATTATTACTGCATTAGGATTAACCACTAATTTACTTATAAGCGGAGCTTTAAAACAATATTGGGGTTGGACTTATGTTATACCTGATAATTCAACTTTATTTAATATAATGTCTTTATGGACAATAATTGCAATATTTTTAGCCGCATTTTTATGTCTGAATTACTATTTAAAGTCAAAAAATTTAAAGAGACTTCAGGCAAAGTATATGATTGTGGGTCTTTACTTACCACTAATAATAAGTTTGGTGAGTGATGTAGTTCTTCCTAATATGTCTATAAGAGTTCCTGAAATGTCTATGACAATGTCTACTGTTGGATTAGGCTTAATAAGTTATGGAATCTGGAAATACAGGTTCCCAGCATTAACCACTGCAATTGCAGCAGATGAAATTGTTTCAACCATGTCCAATTTTTTTATTTTACTTGATAGCAAAAGTAATATCTTAAATGTTAACCAGGCAACATGTGATCTTCTTGGATATAAAAGTGATGAATTAATAGGTAAGTCCATAGAACTCATTTTTCCAGCAAACGAAATGCTTTCACTACTGGAAAGACTTTCTAATAATTTAAGCAGGAGAACGTATATCACTAATCTAAAATCAACATTTAAAGTAAAAAGCGGTGATTATGTACCGGTATTTTTGTCTATATCTCTGATTAAAAGTGATACAAATGAAATTTTAGGAGTTGTATGTGTAGGGAGCGATATAACAGATATTAAAGAGGCTGAAGATAAAATAAAATCTTCACTCAAAGAAAAAGAACTGCTTCTTCAGGAGGTCCATCATCGAGTTAAAAATAACCTGCAAATTATTTCAAGCCTACTTAATCTTCAAGCAAGCTACATTAACGATGAAAAAGACCTTGAAATATTTAAAGACAGCCAGAGCCGCGTTAAATCAATGGCATTTATTCATGAACAACTGTATAAATCATCAGATTTCACTAATATTAATTTTAATAATTATATTCACAATTTACTGGCATATTTAAGCTACAGTCATAACTTAGGCCCTGAAAAAATCAAAATGAACATAAATGTAGAAGATATATCTCTTGATATAAATACTGCCATTCCTTGTGGCCTTATTATTAACGAATTAGTGACTAATTCTATAAAATATGCATTTCCAGGTGGAAGATCCGGCACTATAAATATAGAACTTCATTCAGATTATGAAGATGAATATGTTCTAATAGTGGGCGATGATGGAATTGGATTACCGGAGGATATTGACTTTAAAAATACGGATAGTTTGGGCTTGCAATTAGTTAACAGCTTAAGCAAGCAACTTGAAGGTTATATTGAATTAGATAGAACGAATGGAACTCAATTTAAAATTATTTTTAATAAACTGAAATATAAAGATCGGATTTAA